Part of the Musa acuminata AAA Group cultivar baxijiao chromosome BXJ3-10, Cavendish_Baxijiao_AAA, whole genome shotgun sequence genome, GGGTGGCTACCGGAGGTCTACCACATCAAACTTCAGGTCGGGGTTCATGTAGACATCAGAGCAGTGGTCATAGATAGGCCCGCCATCTGATGGCTGTTGGTGAGGATGGAAGCCACGCTGTTGGCACTGCCTTATGACAGACATGCCTCCTGGTGTGGTCAGCCGAAATATCCCGTGGGTTCTGCATGTATAAACAAGTTAAACTCTGCTTCATGATGCATAAATGCCAACAAATGTAatgtaatgccttgctagtgcctGCCTGATAAAATGTTTAACAAATTTTTAGGCCCCAACAACTAAATGAAGAGTAGAGAAATAATAACTGGCTCTTTGAAATACATGGACTCCCATCAATGTGGGATTTGAGAGTTAGAAGATGTCAGCATCTTAACCTCATATGCAAAGGGTCTCTTCTTAAACCCGCAAAAACTCAAATCATGAAAGAGCAACTTCACTATGGTGACAACGCTCTTCCGCAATTTAGGACCAGCAATATCGGCTAAAAAGTCTCGTTCATGAGTTTTAGTTGATAGCCAATAATGCCTCTATACCAAGATTGACTATGAGCTTATCCTAGCAAGCCTGgtcaaattaaaaaaatgaaactAATGCAAAAAAGTTCTGGACCATATAGGTTCAGACAATTCCTGACCGGGCAAGGCAACTGCATAAAAATCACATCCCCAAGCTGGGTTCAAGCTGAAAACATGACAGCCCATTGACAACCCAAATCAGCTAGTTATATAACAAAAAAGATTCAAAAACCAATATCCTCAAGGCCACAACTGAAACAAGCTATTAGCATGGCAAGACTGTGTAACAAATGTatgtaagaaaataaaaatcatacCTCGAACCATCTCTTGGTGCCATGACAATTGCAATAGACTCGGGCAACATAATCTAGTCAAATTTCAGCTTTGTTAAAAAAATTAACTTTGACAAGAAAACAGGAAAACTAGAATAGTGTATATAATCTACCTGATACGAATAGTGTGTGTGTACATCAATTGAGGACATGAAACATGACTGAGTAGGATGAGTCTGCAAATTTAGCAGAAGATACTTGGTTAGGCACCCTCATTGGTTCACAGCAAACATATGCCTGTGCATGTGCATCAACTCAACCAAAAACGTGCCAGCACTTGACTCTTCCCAGAAGTAAATAATATACATTATCAACAAAATAAAATCCAATTCTGTAAAAACACTATTTTTAAGAGCTCTGACTGTTCAAAGAATGGCAGATAGATCGACAAATGCACAAAGTCAAACTTCATAATTGAAGTTCAGTTTTCCTTCAACATGCTTTCTCAATAAGGATGTGACAACATCAGAGGTATGGTGAATGGATGGGATAAAAGAAGTTCCAGGAGATAGCACAGGCCTGCCAAAGTAGGCCATGAAAATTTTGCACATACTGATCTAACTATAAATACACTGGAGAgtaattaaacattttaaaatagTTGAAAAACATCTGTTTTCTTGGGTTACAGGAACctcaaaaaaaatgataaatttaaccATCATTTCCTTTGAGGAAAAGATCTAACTTGTATGCTATATAAGTGAGTCCAAGACATAACGTACTAATATAGCAGGTTCATCTAACATAAAAAATTACGAGACTCGTTTCCAATCCTAAGTAATAAATTCAAAATGCTGAAATTTTCAATCATTACATGGAAAATAAGTTTTTCTTATGAAGGATAACATCATTTATTTTTTCAAGTAGTACTCATATAAAATTAGTTATCGCTAAATTACTGATGCAGTCAAAGAAATTCTCTTGATAAGAAGCATGCAGGAATATGTCTATACTCACATGAATCCATCCCAGGGGAAACAGTGACTGTTTATCCTGATAGTCAAATatttcttcttcatttgttgtctgACACTGAATCATATGATAATCAATCACAGCAGACCATAATTTCATAGAATGAAAAATAATGCAAAATGAGATACCACTATCTTACTGAATCAGATGTCGACTCCTGCTTAGGGATGATGAGAGCTGTCACATAGAACTTTCTGTTTTTCTGTAAAAGCAAAAGATATTTTTTGTGAACATATCACCCGAGCTTATGGTGCTCTATATTGAATACAGATGTTTTCTTACAAGTGAACCGGCAAGGACACCACATGTTTCTAAATTTCTGACAGTATTTGATTTTGCAAGCCTCATAAAACTATCCATCAGAGACGTTGACTGCAAGCAAAAAACAAACCAGTAATTAAAAGAAAACAtggaaagaaaacaaagaaggAAAACCCTATAAATAAAACACAGATGATTCTCAAAGTCTCtgccaaaaaaaaaattcaaaaacagAAAAAGAGTGGACTATTGTTCATTAGTCTGGAGGACCCACTATGTGAACTTCCTGAGGAGATTCTGCATGAATTAGCTCATCCTGCAAAGAAACTGTTTGTGAAGTTAAGGAACAAGAATCTTGTGCTGTAACATGAACATCCTGTACTTCTGCAAGGACTGGTGGAGGACAGAGTTCTTTGACGATATCCATCTTAGGATTCACATCTGAAACATCCAAGCTAACCATTGGATGTGGTTCTTCCTGTGGTTGAGTGGAATCATCTTGCAACGAAAGAACTTCCAGCATAGATTTTTCAATTTCCGAAGTGCCATTTTCCTTCGCGGCCACAGGTTTATCCTCTGTTGGTTGAAGCAGGCTGTTGCATTAAGGAAAAGAGAAAGAACAACCTTGTTTAAGTATTAATGCACTGACATGTTTCAAAAGAAAGGTGGGATAAACAGGTTTGAAATCCCTCCCCTATGTtatctcttctttttttcttttcctgtcTTTGTACCTCCTCTCACTCCCAACACATAGGATTCTTCAGAACATATTAGAGCCACTGTAGGCCTGTACCGTTGACACttctttatgataacatattgcatgtcttaatgagtttatattattCTATATGTGGCTTCAGGATATGTCAAATACTGATAATATTTGTAGCTTGGATCACTTATTTACTCATCGACCACAGCAAAATTACAATAATCGTCCTTAACTTCCacattataaaaaaaaggaaaaaataaacaaAGGGGATGACACATCAAAAAAGAACAATGACCGCATTGAGATGACAGAAAACCAAGTGGAACAAAGAGATCAAAGAGTTTAACCTTGGGAACTCAATTGGAGTCAGGTCCAAATtgcttgggtattggatctacagtaACAAAAAAAAGGGGTGTGATTATCATTAGAATAATATGAAACAAGTATTTAGTGGACAGTAAATATACCCTTCGATCAGCAACAGGTGGCTTCCAATGCCCATGAAGACCATTTGGACCCAAGATTGAGTGTCTTGATAGTGTTTCCTCCTTGGGGGGCAGGAAACTAAGAGGATAACAGAGAATGCAAAGAAAAAATATCAGAAAATTGTTAAATGATGAGCCAATCAGCACAAGAGAAAAACAATTGGATAGTGAATATGCAGCTTTTTGTTGCTAAATTCAGCAAAATATGCTATCAAATTTTATACAGTTATGATTAGAAGCTACGACTACATGCACTTGCTGTTACTTCCTGATAAAAATTGACCAGTACTATGTGAACCAGTGCAGGTCAAGAATGCAAACACAATCccaacataaaatatttatcatctaaTTAACATCACTATCACATAACAGAGTTCAATCgatacaagttcaaagttcaagaGTTCACAGGAAGCATGATATCAACAATAGGCATGGAATCAAAAGTAGGTAAAACACGTGGTGTTGCAAACATAACCATCATGTGTTTTGTACCAATCTTTGTGTCAAGGCTCCGCTTAGCCACTAAGGTAAAGGCAACCCATATTCAGATTATTTTTCCATAGGTGACTTGTACCATAGTtacaatttcttttttttcttctgtatGTGAGCATTGAACTAGTTGTAATTATGAATTGCTTCTTTTGAATAAGTTATTCTCTCTATTTTGACTATAGATTTTAAAAAGgatattaattaaaatatcataATCTGCCTCTATGTATTTATCCTAGAACATGATGCTTTTCTTCTACACTTCTATACTATATCTGAAACCAATTTGAACCCCTGAAAATTagaatgattttttctactttttaTCAACAATTATGTGATCAATGTAGCTTCCCACTAAAATGCATGATTATAATAGTGATACTGCAAACTGAAGAAAGTTAGGATATTCCATCCGACACAAATTGAGAAACTTCCAGAGCTTATATTTAGAGCCTTACAATTTACGAAATTGATCTTCTCTACTGTTGGTTGAAAAACTATTTCTCTGAACAATAGGACTCCTATAGAATCCATCTCTCACAACTGCTCTATAAGCCTGCAACATAAGAATAGATGCACACAAAAAAAGAGATGAAATATGTATCAGTGATACACAAACAGCCTACTTATAACAGTCATCTTTATCAGTTTGTAGAAAAGCCACCTTTCGTGTCATAGTGAGAGGCCACAATACCTGACTGGTTCTGTTattttctatcttctttttcACCGGCGGCCACACAAATGAATCATCAAGAGAACCATCTTCTAAAGCTTGTCCCCATATATTCACTTGGCTTCTGTTCTTCCTATTTAATTCTTCAAGTCGACGTTGTACATCTGGCTTCAATGCTTCTAACTCATTCAAGGCATTCAATAATCTCTGTGTAAACAGTATTAAAAGTCAAATGAAAACTTTCTCCAAGGTTTTATTTTCTTAGCATGGACAGAGCCCATGATGTGCAACAGGATCTGCGCTAACCGAAACAGATCAGCACAAGCACCATGAAGACTTCACTACAGTACGGATCCCCACAGAGACCAACAATCAACTCTCAATTATCCaaatatgaaaaggaaaaaagttCAGCTAACACAAATATCAACTGTATTAGCAACACAAATAAACAAAAAGTGAGTTACCTTTCTGAAATACAGTTTTTCATTTTGTAACACAACCTGATAGTCTTTGTGGAATGGTATGGTCTCAGTGATCAAACTGCATTAGAAAGAAATACGTTTCTTATGTAAGTTAGTTTACATATGAAGAAACATACATCTAAAGCTAAAGGAAAATGAACAATAATCGAAAGGTTCATATGCTTGTTTTCTTATATATGCTCAGATAGTCTTCCAAACACATAATACACAGGGTAAGGTTGAGGCACATGAAAAAAAGATGAAAAGCTATAATACTACTTGAAAGGTTGAATATACAATTCTAACAAAAACAGCCCCAAATAATGGAATTTaaccaaaaaaaattatagaagatggaacatcgaTAACTAAGATCATTGATTGTCACATTCATTTCAACATAAAAATGCATAGAcaccagaaaatataaattaaatgatTTAGAAGTCTCCTATTACCTGTCAATTCGTGAGAAAATAGCCAATAGAAAATATCATTACAGGCAGGGCCAAATCAATAAATGGCTCAAGTGGATCCAAATTAtctagattctttctttttgatgTATTAGGACAATGTAAATGTGGCCTCTTGATTAGTTTCAACAAATCCATTACTAACCAATCCTATATAACTTTGATCAACTAACAACAAAAATCCAAAACTGAATTAGTTTCCACCCTCATTTTTCTTCCAGATCATATTTCTCTTCCATAATACCTACTTCAAATGTTTATTAAACCAATCGTTCTTTTATATTTTCCTACATGCAAAATTATAACTTAAGAATCAGAAACTGCTTCTTTATTGAGCTACCATGAGGATCCAAGCACTATCAATTGGCAAAAAAGTAGACTATGAAAAGGGAATATCATTATTTAATCCATTTCTCCCATTTAGAATTGCATTCTTATTCTTGTATATATTTCATCTTCCTTCTGCCTAATTATTCATTGACAGTATCTTTTACTTGGACCACAAAATCTCCATGTCccaaaaactgaaaaaaaaaaaaaagctttcatatttatgaaaaaaaatagtGCTAAAGAACCACACCCACTATAAAAGGGGGCGCAACAAATACGTAGAACACAACATTGAACTCAAAAATTGTCCGACCAGTTTAATAATTTAAGCATCAAAGGGGCATTGTCGAGAGCGCCCCAACACAGTTTTTATAGGGTTCAGATAGGATTAAGAGAAGTTTGGCTTAAGACTGGCTAACGGAAAGGACTAGGTTAGATCCGAATTAGCCTCCATCTTGGACAACCAAAATCTGACTTAACAGATTGGTGTTCGGAGGATAAGTGGAGGTGATGAAGGAAAATGACTCCAGATGATGCCTCATCATAACTATGAGATCTAACCTTAAAGCAGAATGGGTTTTATTTGGTGTATGCTCCAGATCAACCAAGTTACATCAAAGGCTAAGGAAAAAAGGCTCAATGCATTTACAAATAACATGCACTCATTAATAAATCTAAAGAAAGGAATTAGAACTTGAGAAAAATATGTGATGCAGATGTGTATGCTCAAATATGATCTCATAGGTGCCTTAAAGAACCAAATTCTAGTTATGAGCTggtaatttacatttaaaatgcatgaattaagatattaCTGAGCAATTTCCTCACCTAGAAAATCTCATAAGCATAACAAAAAGATCGATAATATTCTTCTCGCTCCGATAAATTTCCGCCTGCACTAATCCAATAATTAGGAGATCGAGATTAAAAAGGTGAGACGAGAATAACTAGACCTCTCAACAACATAATAAATCAAATTGGACAAAGTACACTCGTAAGATCAGCGATTAACTGTGAACTCAGCAGAACTAAGTCTAAGATCTCTTGGCAATATTAACCAAAGGCAAAAGAGAGCACCAACTACTAAAAAGTTCCTTAAAATCCCTCTTAATTGTAAAATGCAGTAGTGTAACAACTAACAtgtttcaattaaaaaaaaaacatgtttcaATCATTGAAGCAAAATAAGTTACAGTTATATTTTCCATATGAGTACGGACAACATGTGGAGAATCTTTTACTATAATGAACAACTTCTTGAAGATTACCAACCAAAAGAATATGAGGGAGGAAAATCACCATGTGATTAAAAAGATACAGCAACATAATAGAATCAAAGCAATGCCCAAAGTTAAAAGGCCCACATCAATAAAATGTCTAGGACATCTACCATAATTGACCACCTAACTTCCAATGTGCAAACTGATTCGGATTGCAGAATGAGCTTATTGTGCATTTAAGCTCTAAATTTCAatgaaaagatcataaaaaaatttctagAGTCATAAAATAAATGGCCTATTTACAAAAGTTCAAATGACAAGCCTATCGGTGAATGGATTGGGATAATGTACAAAAACAAAAGTAAAACTTCTTTCCCATGCAAATAATAGGAAAGTGAAGGAATTATTTTTTCCCATGCCCGTTCTTTGACATCTGAGTTAAGAAAATACATTCTAAGATGCGAAAAAAATGCATCAACCATCAATGAGAGCAAAACATCATAGGATGACCAATAAGTGTtcatccaaactcaaaagaacagTCAACCATGCAGTCTCTACCTCATAACAAGAGAGAGGTGTCGCATGTCATCATGGTCTGGGAAAAAACTGCTAATCATAAAGTACAAAAGGAAAAAGTGGCAGATAACATGCTTAGCAACACAATGGTTACAACACAAGAAAAAGAGTGTCAGATTCCAGAGATGCAACAAACGAATTGACATCAACCAAGATAGTGGTTTGCTTTTATGTGTAAACTCTAGTCACCTACTTGATTCTGAATTTAGTACATAGTGTAACTgactttggtttttttttttttgtcccccATGGTCCACAAAATCACAGCTCTGGTAGTGATGACAACAATATTTGTTGTGAACAGACAAACTAATTTAGTTGCAACGAAACTAAAACATATCTTGTTTAAGTGATTCGTCTTTCAAAGAGACACTGGCCAATTCCATAACATTTCTCAAACAAGAATGTCCTTGTTCAGAAACCCAGAATTGCATGACCATAAACTAGAACATAGAGGATCTATACAGTAAAAGTAAATTAAGGAAAAAGATGACCAAGCGAAAGACAAAACTGTATGCACATACTTCTGCTTATAATATTGGTTAACAAACATAAGAACCAAGCTACTCCATCGTCTAACAGAATGTGCTACTCTATTATTTTGCAGGTTGCCACCGATGTTACCAAGTGAACCCTAAGACCTGAATCTCCTGTTTTTTAAGCCCTGTGAAGAACATTACCAAAAACTACTAACCTAGCACACATTATGAACAATATTGCCACTTGTGAAGATGCTGTTGCTAAAAGTACCATTCTTCCGAAACCACATGTATCATTTACCATGCCAAGTTTTTAAACTAAGTACTTGTATATAATCAAGATCCACGAACAAGAGAGGAAAAGAAGATTTTTTCACATATATTAGAAAAGGTATTAAGACCATGTTAAACATATGTGCTGGTTACACGGGCTCCCAGagcaaacaacaaaaagaaagtcTTGTTAGCCCTGAAAGAATAATCTAGTTTGATGTCAAAAGTATTTCAGATCAACTGAGTGGTGTTGTATATTTTTCGCCAAATAAAAGTCGTTATGGCATATGAAGAATTTCTGATGCTTCCAACGAAATCAGTAGTCCATCGATTTCTGATGTTAGATCACATCTACCGAGGGAACGATAAAAgccttaataatataataaaagaatCCAACTTCTCTTCCAACCATGAACAATTCGCTAAAATTAACTGCCCAGATTTGCCTAATCACGCGTAATCGATCAAACAACACATGAATTGCCTTCATCTAAACCGCTAGAAGTAGCGCCCTGACGAATAAAACGACAGTGCTGGTTGGACGCAAGAAACATTTTATCCTTTTCAAGGTTCATATAGTGAAAACATCCAAAGAAGGATCAAAACCTGTCTGAGAAGATTATGGGCGATCCGGTAGTAATAACGGAGAGAGATCCGATTGTCGACATCGAGCCTCTTGGCGCTCTCCGAGATATTGATCTCGCCCGAACAAGGCTTCATCTTAGGGTTTACTCCTGCTCCCGTCACCGGCTCTTCAAATTCGCATCCAAATCGAGACGAATCGCAAGGGATTCTCAACGATGGCAGAAAACCTATCCGTGAAAGAGATCGCGATCGTCCTCCGAGGGCCTTCTTCGATGGCGATCCTGCGACGCGAGGGGGGAGACAGGAGGGCAACCCAACTCGCTCGTAAAGAGGGGCAAAACCGGAATACGGATCATTTTGGTAGGCATGGTTTA contains:
- the LOC135651650 gene encoding AMSH-like ubiquitin thioesterase 1, giving the protein MKPCSGEINISESAKRLDVDNRISLRYYYRIAHNLLRQAEIYRSEKNIIDLFVMLMRFSSLITETIPFHKDYQVVLQNEKLYFRKRLLNALNELEALKPDVQRRLEELNRKNRSQVNIWGQALEDGSLDDSFVWPPVKKKIENNRTSQAYRAVVRDGFYRSPIVQRNSFSTNSREDQFRKFFLPPKEETLSRHSILGPNGLHGHWKPPVADRRIQYPSNLDLTPIEFPSLLQPTEDKPVAAKENGTSEIEKSMLEVLSLQDDSTQPQEEPHPMVSLDVSDVNPKMDIVKELCPPPVLAEVQDVHVTAQDSCSLTSQTVSLQDELIHAESPQEVHISTSLMDSFMRLAKSNTVRNLETCGVLAGSLKNRKFYVTALIIPKQESTSDSCQTTNEEEIFDYQDKQSLFPLGWIHTHPTQSCFMSSIDVHTHYSYQIMLPESIAIVMAPRDGSRTHGIFRLTTPGGMSVIRQCQQRGFHPHQQPSDGGPIYDHCSDVYMNPDLKFDVVDLR